In Fimbriimonadia bacterium, a genomic segment contains:
- a CDS encoding bifunctional folylpolyglutamate synthase/dihydrofolate synthase, translating into MDFRQAVDYLSSLQRFGIRPGLGRMRAVLSRLNDPQDRWSSIHIAGTNGKGSVTAFCASILGAAGLRVGRYHSPYVFDLCERILVGGEKIPRQRFASIMCRIVPLCEELGDTELGPVTEFELKTLVAFKFFAEEAVDCAVVEAGMGGRLDATNVILPRVAAITNVGLDHTPILGETVEQIAREKGGIIKPGVRFMTAAQDPSALEVLSALSREMMAGITHVRHASTRPSVYGRSVVWWEDGNALHVRTPRMYLKGLHVKMLGAHQRENAALAIAITEGFADSWGFDIPEEAYAEAVATTEMPGRMQVVAQKPTIVLDGAHNRDAAAVLRPAALALARSGKLHVVLGMTKGHDPRRFLAAMAPIPGKLILTQPLDERRLPLDALCEAAEDLGLDFLRAENALEGIELAQREADPDDTILVTGSFYLVGDCAPLLKGRRGRSRQRVP; encoded by the coding sequence GTGGACTTTCGACAGGCGGTGGACTATCTAAGCAGCCTGCAACGGTTCGGCATCCGACCCGGCCTCGGACGAATGCGCGCCGTGCTGTCCCGCCTGAACGACCCGCAAGACCGCTGGTCCTCCATTCATATCGCTGGCACGAATGGCAAGGGCTCGGTGACCGCGTTCTGCGCATCCATCCTTGGCGCCGCTGGGCTGCGGGTGGGCCGATATCACTCACCCTATGTGTTCGACCTGTGCGAACGCATTCTGGTGGGCGGAGAGAAGATCCCCCGGCAGCGGTTTGCCTCCATCATGTGCCGGATCGTTCCATTGTGCGAGGAGCTGGGCGACACCGAGCTAGGACCGGTCACGGAGTTCGAGCTGAAGACACTGGTCGCGTTCAAGTTCTTTGCCGAAGAGGCGGTGGACTGCGCGGTGGTGGAAGCCGGGATGGGCGGCCGGCTGGACGCGACGAACGTCATCCTGCCGCGAGTGGCCGCCATCACCAATGTGGGTCTGGACCACACCCCGATCCTGGGTGAGACCGTGGAACAGATTGCCAGGGAGAAGGGCGGCATCATCAAGCCCGGAGTGCGATTCATGACGGCGGCGCAAGACCCGTCGGCACTCGAGGTGCTGTCGGCGCTCAGCCGTGAGATGATGGCAGGCATTACGCACGTGCGCCATGCGTCCACCAGACCCTCAGTGTACGGGCGCTCTGTCGTGTGGTGGGAAGACGGCAACGCGCTGCACGTGCGGACTCCCCGCATGTACCTAAAAGGCTTGCATGTTAAGATGCTAGGGGCCCACCAGCGTGAGAACGCGGCGCTGGCAATCGCCATCACCGAGGGCTTTGCCGACTCCTGGGGCTTCGACATTCCCGAGGAAGCCTATGCCGAAGCCGTAGCCACCACGGAGATGCCGGGACGGATGCAGGTGGTGGCTCAGAAACCGACGATCGTACTGGACGGCGCCCACAATCGCGATGCGGCGGCCGTGCTTCGTCCAGCCGCGCTGGCCTTGGCCCGGTCGGGCAAGCTGCACGTCGTGCTAGGAATGACGAAGGGACACGATCCCCGTCGCTTCCTTGCCGCGATGGCACCGATCCCGGGGAAGCTCATCCTGACGCAACCACTGGACGAGAGGCGGCTGCCTCTCGACGCGCTGTGCGAAGCGGCCGAGGACCTCGGCCTAGACTTCCTGCGGGCCGAGAACGCGCTGGAGGGCATCGAACTGGCCCAGCGCGAAGCCGACCCAGACGACACCATCCTGGTTACCGGCTCTTTCTACTTGGTAGGCGACTGCGCCCCGTTGCTAAAGGGCCGAAGAGGACGTTCTAGGCAACGAGTGCCCTGA
- a CDS encoding radical SAM protein translates to MRSPALKVIRCGTILNRCPLDFADWTVNPYGGCAFGCSYCFVPAMKARLGVELPASWGEYVEVKGNAAETLRRQMRAVKPGERIAMGTATDPYQPAERTHRITRSLLEQLCFYDNPVSITTRSPLVLRDVDVLARLANVRVNVSIPFVDDAVRRAFEPNAPAPAGRLECVRRLRDAGIRVSIFWAPVLPGVTDTERAMRAILTEFAKIGVPVLAMPLRHQPWLPPYYEQRRRAYLRERGPDATALPGREVGRTMERLASELGVALEVSEGLCVERRVPALRRMPGGAAGRRQRTCQVPDLSRA, encoded by the coding sequence ATGAGGTCGCCTGCGCTCAAGGTCATCCGATGCGGCACCATCCTCAACCGGTGCCCGCTCGACTTCGCCGACTGGACCGTGAACCCTTACGGCGGGTGCGCGTTCGGGTGCTCCTACTGCTTCGTGCCCGCCATGAAGGCTCGCCTCGGCGTGGAGCTGCCCGCGTCCTGGGGCGAGTACGTAGAAGTGAAGGGGAACGCCGCCGAGACGCTGAGGCGCCAGATGCGGGCCGTGAAGCCTGGCGAGCGGATCGCCATGGGCACGGCGACGGATCCCTATCAGCCCGCGGAGCGGACCCACCGAATTACCCGCTCGCTTCTCGAACAGCTCTGCTTCTACGACAATCCGGTTTCGATTACCACTCGCTCGCCACTGGTGCTACGCGACGTGGACGTGCTGGCCCGGCTCGCGAACGTGCGGGTGAACGTGTCTATCCCGTTCGTGGACGATGCCGTGCGCCGGGCCTTTGAACCGAACGCCCCCGCCCCCGCCGGGAGGTTGGAGTGTGTGCGAAGGCTGCGAGATGCGGGCATCCGCGTCAGCATCTTCTGGGCGCCCGTGCTGCCGGGAGTGACCGATACCGAGCGCGCGATGAGAGCCATTCTCACCGAGTTCGCAAAGATAGGCGTGCCGGTTTTGGCCATGCCACTGCGCCACCAGCCGTGGTTGCCACCCTACTACGAGCAACGACGGCGGGCATACTTGCGGGAGCGAGGTCCGGACGCAACTGCACTTCCCGGCAGAGAGGTCGGGCGAACGATGGAGCGTCTTGCTTCCGAACTGGGCGTCGCCCTGGAGGTGAGTGAAGGGCTGTGCGTGGAGCGACGTGTGCCAGCACTCCGGAGGATGCCCGGGGGCGCCGCCGGTCGCCGTCAGCGCACGTGCCAAGTGCCTGACCTCAGCAGAGCATAG
- a CDS encoding trypsin-like peptidase domain-containing protein — protein MRALFCVWALVSAGLVWAQSGDEMSLAEAKRMLKGQQQAFVAVAKQVTPSVVYIEVEREQRTGGWSLFPDFDDFFGRSSRRVIETGSGVIMRSDGLIVTNNHIVRGADVCRVRLGDGLLVDGKVLGTDPATDIAVVKVEANNLPALKWGDSDKLQVGEWVIAVGNPFGLERTVTTGIVSAKGRQDLGVLALEDFIQTDAAINPGNSGGALANVDGELVGINSIIYTQSGGSQGIGFAVPSNMARKIVEEIVRNGKVERGWIGFLPLRDNSTGARVYRVYRNEPADSAGLMPGDLIQKYGDKTISSAAQLRKLVVTDKPGSTVTLTVRKQQTGKTETVRVRLGSVPIRDDGTPYPGI, from the coding sequence TTGAGAGCCTTGTTTTGTGTTTGGGCGCTGGTAAGTGCGGGATTGGTCTGGGCGCAGTCGGGGGACGAAATGTCCCTCGCCGAGGCCAAGCGGATGCTAAAGGGCCAGCAGCAAGCCTTCGTTGCGGTAGCCAAGCAGGTCACGCCCTCGGTCGTGTACATCGAGGTGGAGCGTGAGCAACGAACGGGCGGATGGTCCCTTTTCCCTGACTTCGATGACTTCTTCGGAAGAAGCAGTCGCCGCGTCATCGAGACGGGCAGCGGGGTGATCATGCGCTCCGACGGGCTGATTGTCACCAATAACCACATCGTACGCGGCGCCGACGTCTGTCGCGTGCGCTTGGGGGATGGACTACTAGTAGACGGCAAGGTGCTAGGAACCGACCCTGCGACGGACATCGCCGTCGTCAAAGTAGAGGCGAACAACCTGCCCGCTTTAAAATGGGGAGACAGTGATAAGCTGCAAGTGGGCGAGTGGGTGATCGCGGTCGGAAACCCATTCGGGCTGGAGCGAACCGTGACTACCGGCATCGTCAGCGCGAAGGGTAGGCAGGACCTGGGGGTGCTGGCACTAGAGGACTTTATTCAGACCGACGCGGCAATCAATCCGGGGAACTCGGGTGGAGCACTCGCAAACGTAGATGGAGAGCTCGTCGGCATCAATAGCATCATCTACACTCAGTCGGGTGGCAGCCAGGGCATAGGCTTTGCAGTGCCCTCGAACATGGCACGAAAAATCGTGGAAGAGATCGTGCGTAATGGCAAGGTGGAGCGCGGGTGGATCGGTTTCCTGCCACTGCGCGACAACAGCACGGGAGCACGGGTGTATAGGGTGTACCGGAACGAGCCGGCTGACTCGGCCGGCCTGATGCCGGGTGATCTGATCCAGAAATATGGTGACAAGACAATCAGCTCCGCCGCGCAGCTACGGAAGTTAGTGGTAACGGACAAGCCAGGCTCGACGGTTACGCTGACCGTGCGAAAGCAGCAGACCGGCAAGACGGAAACCGTACGAGTCAGGTTGGGAAGCGTCCCGATTCGCGACGACGGCACACCATACCCGGGCATCTGA
- the gatB gene encoding Asp-tRNA(Asn)/Glu-tRNA(Gln) amidotransferase subunit GatB, which yields MTQGYIPSIGMEVHAELSTRSKMFCGCPVGFGGEPNTRICPVCTGQPGALPVPNRGAIEMVLRTALALNCTVPERSVFHRKNYFYPDLPKGYQISQYEETNPLGYSGYLELPADEGTKKVRIRRVHLEEDTGKLIHLPGGESGIDYNRSGVPLMEIVTEFPPDIHSAEEARDYLSELRLLLLYLGVCDGKIEEGSLRGEPNISVAPEGSATLGVKTEIKNLGSIKAVYLGVKSEVARQIEAMRRGETLRQETRGWNEERESTYVMRVKEEENDYRYFPDPDLPPMRIAREWLESLRAELPELPAAKRARYRRELGLPAKDADQLVADPATAAYFEQCVQAGCDAKRACNWLTGELTRLMKESDVQIANLKVRPEHLRELQDLVEAGTLSSTMAKDVLAACFADGRSPRAIVAERGDAQVSDSEELLRWCRAALEANPSEVAKYRAGHRNVIGFFVGHVMRSSGGKANPKMVQEILREELERE from the coding sequence ATGACCCAGGGCTACATTCCCAGCATCGGCATGGAGGTTCACGCGGAGCTTAGCACGCGGAGCAAGATGTTTTGCGGCTGCCCCGTGGGCTTCGGCGGAGAGCCCAACACCCGCATCTGTCCCGTGTGCACGGGCCAGCCCGGGGCGCTCCCCGTGCCCAACAGAGGAGCCATCGAGATGGTTCTTCGGACGGCGTTGGCGCTCAACTGCACGGTGCCGGAACGCAGCGTTTTCCACCGCAAGAACTACTTCTACCCCGACCTGCCGAAGGGCTATCAGATATCACAGTACGAGGAGACCAACCCGCTCGGCTATTCGGGTTACCTCGAGCTTCCCGCCGATGAAGGCACGAAGAAGGTCCGTATCCGAAGGGTGCACCTGGAAGAGGACACGGGCAAGCTAATCCACCTGCCGGGCGGGGAGAGCGGGATTGACTACAACCGAAGCGGCGTGCCGCTGATGGAGATCGTCACCGAGTTCCCACCGGATATACACTCCGCCGAGGAAGCTCGGGACTACCTTTCTGAGTTGCGCCTTCTGCTGCTCTATCTCGGAGTGTGCGACGGCAAGATAGAAGAAGGGAGCCTGCGGGGCGAGCCCAACATCTCGGTCGCGCCGGAGGGTAGCGCGACACTCGGTGTGAAGACGGAGATCAAGAACCTCGGGTCCATAAAGGCCGTGTACCTCGGCGTTAAGTCGGAGGTTGCACGTCAGATCGAAGCCATGAGACGAGGCGAGACGTTGAGACAGGAGACACGCGGCTGGAACGAGGAGCGAGAAAGCACCTACGTGATGCGCGTGAAGGAAGAGGAGAACGATTACCGCTACTTCCCCGACCCCGATCTTCCACCCATGCGGATCGCGCGCGAGTGGCTGGAGAGCCTGAGGGCCGAACTGCCGGAACTGCCTGCAGCCAAGCGGGCGCGCTATCGTCGGGAGCTCGGGCTGCCTGCGAAGGACGCCGATCAGCTCGTCGCGGACCCGGCAACCGCGGCATACTTCGAGCAGTGCGTGCAGGCGGGTTGCGATGCAAAGCGGGCGTGCAACTGGTTGACCGGCGAACTCACGCGGCTGATGAAAGAGTCGGACGTGCAGATCGCGAACCTCAAAGTGCGGCCGGAGCACCTTCGTGAGCTGCAAGACCTGGTCGAAGCGGGAACCCTGAGCTCCACGATGGCGAAAGATGTGTTGGCGGCGTGCTTTGCGGATGGACGGTCGCCCCGGGCCATCGTGGCAGAGCGGGGCGACGCGCAAGTGTCGGACTCGGAGGAGTTGCTGCGCTGGTGCCGCGCTGCGCTCGAGGCAAACCCGTCGGAAGTCGCGAAGTACAGGGCAGGCCATCGGAACGTGATCGGCTTCTTCGTCGGACACGTGATGCGCTCGTCGGGCGGCAAGGCGAACCCGAAGATGGTACAGGAGATCCTTCGAGAGGAGCTGGAGAGGGAATGA
- the serC gene encoding 3-phosphoserine/phosphohydroxythreonine transaminase: MASPETTRVYNFSAGPAVLPEPVLLEAQRDLFSYPGAGMSVLEMSHRGKHYDAIHQAAKDNLKKLMGVPDNYRILFLQGGASLQFSMVPMNFLPADGTADYIVTGSWSKKAVKEAKRVGKVNIAATCEETNFDRLPTAISLTPGAAYVHFTSNETIHGVEWPTEPDSGGAPLVCDMSSDILSRPVDVSKYGLIYAGAQKNMGPAGVTVVIIREDLLEKVPEGLHSMLDYKLQAENDSLYNTPPCFAIYIVGLVVKYVQAEGGLQAMFERNRRKASVLYKVIDESGGFYRGHAQPDCRSLMNVTFRMATEDLEKQFITEAAAAGFAGLKGHRSVGGLRASIYNAFPAKGCDDLAQFMVDFQRKS, translated from the coding sequence ATGGCTTCCCCCGAAACGACGCGCGTTTACAACTTCTCGGCCGGCCCGGCGGTGCTCCCGGAGCCGGTGCTACTGGAGGCTCAGCGCGACCTGTTCTCCTATCCCGGTGCCGGCATGTCCGTGCTCGAAATGAGCCACCGCGGAAAGCACTACGACGCCATTCATCAGGCTGCGAAGGACAACCTGAAGAAGCTGATGGGCGTTCCGGACAACTACCGCATCTTGTTCCTGCAGGGCGGCGCGAGCCTGCAGTTCAGCATGGTTCCCATGAACTTCCTGCCAGCAGACGGCACCGCCGACTACATCGTCACGGGGAGCTGGTCGAAGAAGGCGGTGAAGGAAGCGAAGCGAGTGGGCAAAGTGAACATCGCCGCCACTTGCGAGGAAACGAACTTCGACCGGCTGCCGACCGCAATCTCGCTGACGCCGGGCGCTGCATACGTGCACTTCACGTCCAACGAGACGATTCACGGCGTAGAGTGGCCCACGGAGCCGGACAGCGGGGGCGCACCTCTCGTCTGCGACATGTCCTCGGACATCCTCAGCAGGCCGGTGGACGTCTCGAAGTACGGCCTCATCTACGCGGGTGCGCAGAAGAACATGGGGCCCGCGGGTGTAACCGTCGTTATCATCCGCGAGGACTTACTCGAGAAGGTGCCCGAGGGGCTGCATTCGATGCTCGACTACAAGCTGCAGGCCGAGAACGACTCGCTGTACAACACCCCACCCTGCTTCGCGATCTACATCGTGGGGCTGGTAGTGAAGTACGTGCAGGCAGAGGGAGGCTTGCAGGCGATGTTCGAGCGGAACAGGCGCAAGGCAAGCGTGTTGTACAAAGTGATTGACGAGAGCGGCGGTTTCTACCGCGGGCACGCACAGCCGGATTGCCGTTCGCTGATGAACGTGACGTTCCGGATGGCCACGGAGGACCTGGAGAAGCAGTTCATCACGGAGGCTGCGGCCGCCGGGTTCGCTGGGCTGAAGGGACACCGGTCGGTGGGTGGCCTGCGCGCGTCCATCTACAACGCGTTTCCTGCGAAAGGCTGCGATGATCTAGCACAGTTCATGGTGGACTTCCAGCGCAAGTCGTAA
- a CDS encoding PQQ-like beta-propeller repeat protein has product MGGKDYSHSGYYPQGLVRLSEGTGQYDNYVAGTQKWSKALPNGAVATGGVAIGLFLSEIPVEPPAEPSDDDYGYEFFVGADDGKVYCYRVNSGGIAAPMVFTVDDDPVWTYTCDGDPIGTPLLVTTGNTPARAVYVSDTSGRLHCIDAETGDRIWRSADLTGQGETLTAPAHGGASIYVGSSAGHVYGFYRYYSGTPANQDYKWDAETSGPVVSTPAVAFSLSEPGPQAEDEAYLYVTTENARLELWEDEGSTVVRHWRWRDESETQECKSWAMLASATRVYFATYNAGNYKGRIYSVDPDSNNRWEDNPNGRVDQMRTTMVYPPQNYDIGKLVANMCNDMADNANLYQGTLDTASGNGKPTLVRVLDLNPGESKAQGYVRVKMGGDADEITSAPAIWRKNGETNWLYVITTNGKYYVMEPAGSTIPYGFPINLGKTIPRQDLAIDYDGAVVFTTSDGYVIARWGK; this is encoded by the coding sequence ATGGGCGGCAAGGACTATTCTCACTCCGGCTACTACCCGCAGGGGCTCGTAAGGCTGTCCGAGGGTACTGGGCAGTACGATAACTACGTCGCCGGCACGCAGAAGTGGAGCAAGGCGCTCCCTAACGGTGCCGTCGCAACGGGCGGCGTGGCCATCGGTCTCTTCCTGAGCGAGATACCCGTGGAACCCCCAGCGGAGCCGTCCGACGACGACTACGGTTACGAGTTCTTCGTGGGGGCAGACGACGGGAAGGTCTACTGCTACCGCGTGAACTCGGGCGGCATCGCCGCACCAATGGTGTTCACGGTGGACGACGACCCCGTGTGGACCTACACCTGTGACGGCGACCCCATCGGCACACCCTTGCTCGTCACGACGGGCAACACACCGGCGCGCGCTGTTTACGTCAGCGACACATCCGGCCGTCTGCACTGTATTGACGCCGAGACGGGTGACCGCATCTGGCGCTCGGCGGATCTTACGGGCCAGGGCGAGACCCTCACGGCTCCGGCTCACGGTGGCGCCAGCATCTACGTTGGCTCCTCCGCGGGCCATGTCTACGGGTTCTACAGGTACTACTCGGGCACCCCTGCCAACCAGGACTACAAGTGGGATGCCGAGACGAGCGGGCCTGTCGTGAGCACGCCTGCGGTGGCCTTCAGTCTTTCCGAGCCGGGACCTCAGGCCGAGGATGAGGCGTACCTGTACGTGACTACCGAGAACGCGCGGCTGGAGTTGTGGGAAGATGAGGGTTCGACAGTAGTCAGACACTGGCGCTGGCGCGACGAATCGGAGACCCAGGAGTGCAAAAGCTGGGCGATGCTCGCGAGCGCCACACGTGTGTACTTCGCGACGTACAACGCCGGCAACTACAAGGGCCGAATCTACTCGGTCGATCCAGACTCCAACAACCGGTGGGAGGACAACCCGAACGGGCGCGTGGACCAGATGCGCACGACTATGGTGTATCCCCCGCAGAACTATGACATCGGCAAGCTGGTTGCGAACATGTGCAACGACATGGCCGACAATGCCAACCTGTACCAAGGCACGCTGGACACCGCGTCCGGCAACGGCAAGCCGACCTTGGTGCGCGTCCTCGACCTGAACCCCGGCGAGAGCAAGGCCCAGGGGTATGTCCGCGTCAAGATGGGTGGGGACGCTGACGAGATCACCTCCGCGCCCGCCATCTGGCGGAAGAACGGCGAGACCAACTGGCTGTACGTGATCACCACGAACGGCAAGTACTACGTTATGGAGCCCGCAGGGAGCACGATCCCCTACGGGTTCCCCATCAACCTGGGTAAGACCATCCCGCGCCAAGACCTTGCGATTGACTACGATGGCGCCGTCGTGTTCACTACCTCCGACGGGTACGTAATCGCCCGTTGGGGGAAGTAG
- a CDS encoding DUF167 domain-containing protein has protein sequence MSLRVTPRASRNEVTLGPDGVLHVRVTAPPADGQANRAVIEALARELRVPKTSITILSGSSSRSKRVRVEGLKADVLLRLPRS, from the coding sequence CTGTCGCTGCGAGTGACGCCCCGCGCGAGCCGTAACGAGGTTACCCTCGGGCCGGACGGGGTGCTGCATGTGCGGGTGACCGCCCCTCCCGCCGACGGGCAGGCTAACAGAGCGGTAATCGAGGCCCTCGCTCGCGAATTGCGTGTGCCGAAGACCTCCATCACCATTCTCTCCGGTTCTTCCTCGCGCAGCAAGCGGGTGCGCGTCGAGGGGTTGAAGGCCGACGTTCTGCTGCGCCTCCCCCGTAGCTAG
- a CDS encoding glycoside hydrolase family 65 protein produces the protein MSWYQFLDGWVLREKQYVPEEESSRATVFALANGVFGCRGAPEYLSPKLEGVKGTYINGIYDTPKGLLTEREMPNVQDWTLIQAVVDGDPLDFTTGSLADYRRELNMREGTMMWGGRWTSPSGAMVSVESERLLSMTHPTVGGIRWRLTAETDLDLELLSGVDGDVNNRWAEHFRDVRCRHLSDGVYVETDTFDPGFRIGVATREYVTTGSSVEMSQLPPEGRRVLRQYRLHLRVGESITLTKWAALRENRFTQGDHLEACSRDLDEVTALGFGEVRRLHAERWAELWSQAGVQIEGDAAAQLGIRFSQFHLLSAAPYHNDRISMPARGLQGQDYYGSIFWDFEIFVLPMLAYTQPQAARNALMYRVHTLEGALRKAAALGYRGAYYAWQSQETGDEQCDLYVFTNPVTGEKVRSYFADEQIHISADVVYAMWQYYEATGDVSIWYDGGARVAAEVARFFVSRAVWNEEKKRYELRTVLGPDEYHERIDNNAFTNMMARHAVRRALLIAELVGTAALGVDGEELDEWRNFADKLYVPQPDSQTMLIPQFDGFFDLPDVPLQVTLREFEKPENRFAGVNGPFQKSQNSKQADVVMLLYLFRDQYDTEAKKANWEYYEPRTAHLSSLSPMAYSLVAADVGRMDWAYKYYIHTSHIDLDAAGPHWNLGIHAASLGGAWLAIAHGFCKLRLTLEGVVFDGWPALPPGWSKIEMPFRWHGLAMALVVNQKTVRVVSRFDSATVPVHFPDGVAILEAGETVERRVPAGP, from the coding sequence GTGAGCTGGTATCAGTTCTTGGATGGATGGGTGCTGCGTGAGAAGCAGTACGTACCCGAGGAAGAGAGCTCGCGGGCAACCGTGTTCGCGCTGGCCAACGGTGTGTTCGGCTGCCGCGGCGCGCCGGAGTACCTGTCACCCAAGCTGGAAGGCGTGAAAGGCACCTATATCAACGGAATCTACGATACGCCTAAGGGTCTGCTGACCGAGCGCGAGATGCCGAACGTGCAGGACTGGACCCTGATCCAGGCGGTAGTCGACGGCGACCCGCTGGACTTCACGACGGGCTCGCTCGCCGACTACCGACGCGAGCTGAATATGCGTGAGGGCACGATGATGTGGGGTGGTAGGTGGACATCGCCCTCGGGCGCGATGGTGTCGGTGGAGAGTGAACGACTGCTATCTATGACACATCCCACGGTGGGCGGCATACGGTGGAGACTGACTGCGGAAACGGATCTAGATCTCGAGCTGCTGTCCGGCGTTGACGGCGACGTGAACAACCGTTGGGCAGAGCACTTCCGGGATGTCCGATGCCGGCATCTCTCGGACGGCGTGTACGTCGAAACCGACACCTTCGACCCTGGCTTCCGAATCGGTGTGGCGACGAGAGAATACGTCACGACAGGCTCCTCAGTCGAGATGTCACAGTTGCCACCAGAGGGCCGGCGCGTGCTTCGTCAGTATCGGTTGCACCTGCGCGTCGGCGAGAGCATAACGCTCACGAAGTGGGCCGCGCTGCGTGAGAATCGATTCACACAAGGCGACCATCTCGAGGCGTGTTCGCGCGACCTCGACGAAGTAACAGCGCTCGGTTTCGGCGAGGTGCGAAGACTTCATGCCGAGCGCTGGGCGGAGCTTTGGTCGCAGGCCGGCGTACAGATCGAAGGGGACGCTGCGGCGCAGTTAGGCATACGCTTTTCGCAGTTCCACCTGCTGTCCGCGGCGCCCTACCACAACGACCGCATCAGCATGCCCGCGAGGGGGTTGCAGGGGCAGGACTACTACGGATCCATCTTCTGGGATTTCGAAATATTCGTGCTGCCCATGTTAGCGTACACGCAGCCGCAAGCGGCGCGAAACGCTCTGATGTATCGGGTGCACACTCTGGAAGGTGCATTGCGAAAGGCTGCCGCTCTCGGCTATCGCGGCGCCTACTATGCGTGGCAGAGTCAGGAAACGGGGGACGAGCAGTGCGACCTGTACGTCTTCACGAACCCCGTCACGGGCGAGAAAGTAAGGTCCTACTTCGCCGACGAGCAGATCCATATCTCTGCTGACGTAGTATACGCGATGTGGCAGTACTACGAGGCAACCGGCGATGTTAGTATTTGGTATGATGGAGGTGCGCGTGTGGCTGCCGAGGTGGCACGGTTCTTCGTCTCACGAGCCGTGTGGAACGAAGAGAAGAAGCGCTATGAGCTGCGTACCGTTCTCGGGCCCGACGAGTACCACGAGCGCATAGATAACAACGCGTTCACGAACATGATGGCTCGTCATGCCGTTCGCCGTGCCTTGCTGATAGCCGAACTCGTGGGCACAGCAGCTCTCGGAGTGGATGGAGAAGAACTAGATGAGTGGCGGAACTTCGCGGACAAGCTGTACGTCCCGCAGCCCGATTCCCAGACGATGCTGATCCCCCAATTCGATGGCTTCTTCGATCTGCCGGACGTACCACTCCAGGTCACGCTGCGCGAGTTCGAGAAGCCGGAGAATCGATTCGCCGGTGTGAACGGCCCCTTTCAGAAGTCGCAGAACAGTAAGCAGGCCGATGTGGTAATGCTGCTATACCTCTTCCGCGACCAGTACGATACGGAGGCCAAGAAGGCGAACTGGGAGTATTACGAGCCTCGCACGGCGCACCTGTCGTCGCTCAGCCCTATGGCCTATTCGCTGGTTGCTGCCGACGTCGGGCGCATGGACTGGGCGTATAAGTATTACATCCACACCTCGCACATCGACCTGGACGCGGCGGGACCGCACTGGAATCTCGGCATTCACGCTGCTAGCCTCGGCGGCGCATGGCTGGCGATTGCGCATGGGTTCTGCAAGCTGCGCCTGACGCTGGAGGGAGTGGTCTTCGATGGCTGGCCCGCTCTGCCTCCTGGCTGGTCGAAGATCGAGATGCCTTTCCGCTGGCACGGCCTGGCGATGGCTCTGGTGGTGAACCAAAAGACCGTTCGCGTCGTTAGTCGGTTCGATTCGGCTACCGTTCCCGTGCACTTTCCAGACGGTGTGGCCATTCTCGAGGCGGGCGAGACGGTGGAACGGCGGGTACCAGCGGGGCCGTGA
- a CDS encoding DivIVA domain-containing protein produces the protein MNENIAEPRLTPLQVEKTVFPRRAFGYDRKAVDAFRRDVGKEMERLVQRVRQLEQSERELLSEVGRFRELETALKEAVLLGQRAADETRAAAHSEADAVLSEARALARQLQQDAELQVQQIRQEVARLHAEREGLVAGLRAMLEGFAARLETFMPATAAVSVPVQEVEDGTVAASDAPREP, from the coding sequence ATGAACGAGAACATCGCGGAACCACGCCTAACACCACTGCAGGTGGAAAAGACCGTCTTTCCCCGGCGGGCATTCGGTTACGATCGCAAGGCGGTGGACGCATTTCGGCGCGACGTGGGCAAGGAGATGGAGCGCCTGGTGCAAAGGGTGCGGCAACTGGAGCAGTCCGAGCGCGAGCTGCTTTCCGAGGTCGGCCGCTTCCGTGAGTTGGAGACGGCGCTGAAAGAGGCTGTGTTGTTAGGCCAGCGCGCGGCAGACGAGACGCGGGCTGCGGCTCATAGTGAGGCGGACGCGGTGCTCTCGGAGGCCCGCGCGCTGGCGCGACAGCTTCAGCAGGACGCCGAACTCCAGGTGCAGCAGATACGGCAGGAGGTGGCCCGCTTGCACGCCGAGCGCGAAGGGCTAGTCGCGGGGCTGCGCGCGATGCTGGAGGGGTTTGCTGCGCGGCTCGAGACGTTCATGCCCGCCACGGCCGCGGTTAGCGTGCCGGTGCAGGAGGTCGAAGACGGAACTGTCGCTGCGAGTGACGCCCCGCGCGAGCCGTAA
- a CDS encoding YggT family protein gives MIIGRVFMPFLFDPIYVLPLTVAYNALGLLTVTILLGVVLDFVQHMGGRVPYNGFTRTVERVSDAVTMPLKRFIRPVRMGYALLDLTPLVALICLSVLQGALRAVIGGLL, from the coding sequence GTGATCATCGGGCGAGTTTTCATGCCCTTTCTCTTCGACCCCATCTACGTGCTGCCCCTGACCGTCGCGTACAACGCGTTAGGGCTGCTCACGGTCACCATCCTGCTCGGCGTGGTGCTGGACTTCGTGCAACACATGGGTGGTCGGGTGCCGTACAACGGGTTTACGCGAACCGTGGAACGGGTCAGCGATGCGGTGACAATGCCATTGAAGCGGTTCATCCGTCCCGTTCGTATGGGATACGCCTTGTTGGACCTGACACCCTTGGTAGCACTGATATGCCTCTCGGTTTTGCAGGGGGCGCTGCGGGCGGTGATAGGGGGTCTGCTCTGA